The following coding sequences lie in one Drosophila bipectinata strain 14024-0381.07 chromosome XR, DbipHiC1v2, whole genome shotgun sequence genomic window:
- the Tlk gene encoding serine/threonine-protein kinase tousled-like 1 isoform X1 yields MCAMQNWQLQAPSYQQQHYHQHHHQPIQHHNHQQQLQQELHLQQQQQQQQQQQQQQIILPRQQLLVCNTPINNNSNSSCHNSYQSYSYSTNNNNNNTVTNNNSQQQHQQSNNNPEDDVYYLFYKDFYMSAGAQLQMAPQTTSALSHHHPNQQQQLQPPQQPTPQPPPQQQHQHFANHHSAQQQTGQQQQEQQNPQQQAQQILTQPHLQHLQKHPHQLHQLQHPQQQQLHQAQQQQHFHQQQQSLQQQGLQSHQGSSNPDSNMSTGSSHSEKDVNDMLSAGATPALQQQQQHPAFPPALGMQQPPPPPPQQHSNNGGVAGEISYLTSATTTANKQPRTPAERKRKRKLPHSSTDEAGSGGGGGSGGGGSGGSVNNSSLKGKSLAFRDMPKVNMSLGLVDRLGGGSGGGAGGAGSGGSGASGGSGSGSGGGKSARLMLPGSDNKKINDYFNKQQTGVAVGAGGGGGNPSGLRGSHTGGGSKSPSSAQQQQQQQQATQQTAASGASGGSASQVQVQTSSAYSLYPPASPQTQTPQQQQQQPGSDFHYVNSSKAQQQQQRQQQQQQTSNQMVPPHVVVGLGHPLTLASIQQQQTPQQQQQQQQQQQQQQQQQLGPPTTSTATVVPSHPHQIGSLGVVGMVGVNVGVGVNVGVGPPLPPPPPMGLPAAILTYTKATQTEIFLHQLEDRETELESIKVKLDEVTRLSDEQKCQILGNQKTIDQHKSHIAKCIDVVKKLLKEKSSIEKKEARQKCMQNRLRLGQFVTQRVGATFQENWTDGYAFQELSRRQEEITAEREEIDRQKKQLMKKRPAESGRKRNNNSNQNNQQQQAQHQQQQQQNSNSNDSSQLTGGVASGPGSDRLGGGAAGSVDSGLGGNNAGGIGGGGGAGVGGSGGGVGGVGAVGSGGGGGGRGLSRSNSTQANQAQMLHNGGGGSGGNVGNSGGVGDRLSDRGGGGIGGNDSGSCSDSGTFLKPDPVSGAYTAQEYYEYDEILKLRQNALKKEDADLQLEMEKLERERNLHIRELKRILNEDQSRFNNHPVLNDRYLLLMLLGKGGFSEVHKAFDLKEQRYVACKVHQLNKDWKEDKKANYIKHALREYNIHKALDHPRVVKLYDVFEIDANSFCTVLEYCDGHDLDFYLKQHKTIPEREARSIIMQVVSALKYLNEIKPPVIHYDLKPGNILLTEGNVCGEIKITDFGLSKVMDDENYNPDHGMDLTSQGAGTYWYLPPECFVVGKNPPKISSKVDVWSVGVIFYQCLYGKKPFGHNQSQATILEENTILKATEVQFSNKPTVSNEAKSFIRGCLAYRKEDRMDVFALARHEYIQPPIPKHGRGSLNQQQQAQQQQQQQQQQQQQSSTSQANSAGQTSFSAHMFGNMNQSSSS; encoded by the exons ATGTCCGCCGGCGCTCAGTTGCAAATGGCCCCACAAACCACTTCGGCCCTAAGTCACCACCATCccaaccagcaacagcagctgcagcCGCCGCAGCAGCCGACACCACAGCCCCCGCCccaacagcagcaccagcacttCGCTAACCACCACAGCGCCCAGCAGCAGAcgggacagcagcagcaggagcagcagaatCCCCAGCAGCAGGCGCAGCAGATCCTGACGCAGCCACATTTGCAGCACCTGCAGAAGCATCCGCATCAGCTGCACCAGCTCCAGCacccgcagcagcagcagttgcaccaggctcagcagcagcaacacttccaccagcagcagcagtcgctGCAACAACAAGGGCTGCAGTCGCACCAGGGCAGCAGTAACCCGGACTCGAATATGAGCACTGGCTCCTCGCACAGCGAGAAGGATGTCAACGACATGCTAAGTGCAGGAGCAACTCCTGCCcttcagcagcaacaacagcatcCCGCCTTTCCGCCCGCCCTGGGCATGCAGCAGCCACCCCCGCCGCCCCCTCAGCAGCACTCGAACAATGGGGGCGTGGCTGGAGAAATATCGTACTTGACATCCGCCACGACGACGGCCAACAAACAGCCGCGCACGCCAGCGGAACGGAAACGTAAACGGAAATTACCGCACAGCAGTACGGATGAAGCGGggagtggtggtggtggaggatCCGGCGGAGGAGGCTCTGGCGGATCGGTGAACAACAGCAGCCTGAAGGGAAAGTCCCTCGCCTTTCGTGATATGCCCAAGGTGAATATGAGCCTGGGCCTTGTCGACCGCCTGGGCGGTGGCAGTGGTGGCGGGGCAGGCGGAGCCGGGAGCGGTGGCTCCGGAGCAAGTGGAGGCTCTGGGTCCGGCAGTGGCGGCGGCAAGAGCGCTCGACTCATGCTGCCTGGCAGCGACAACAAGAAGATCAACGACTACTTCAACAAACAGCAGACGGGCGTGGCCGTCGGGGCCGGCGGTGGCGGAGGCAATCCCTCGGGCCTCAGAGGTTCCCATACAGGCGGAGGCAGCAAGTCGCCCTCGTCcgctcagcagcagcagcaacaacaacaggcgACGCAACAAACGGCGGCGAGCGGGGCCAGTGGCGGGAGCGCCAGCCAGGTGCAAGTGCAGACCAGTAGCGCCTACTCGCTATACCCGCCGGCTAGCCCTCAGACACAGActccgcagcagcagcaacagcagcccgGCTCCGATTTCCATTACGTCAACTCCAGCAAggcgcaacagcagcagcagcggcaacagcagcagcaacagactTCCAATCAAATGGTTCCTCCGCACGTGGTCGTTGGCCTGGGTCATCCCCTCACTCTGGCCTCCATCCAACAGCAGCAgacgccgcagcagcagcaacagcagcaacaacaacagcaacagcagcagcagcaacaactcgGACCACCGACGACCTCGACGGCGACTGTGGTGCCCTCGCATCCACATCAAATCGGGTCCCTAGGCGTTGTTGGGATGGTCGGGGTTAATGTTGGCGTGGGCGTGAATGTGGGAGTTGGCCCGCCCCTACCACCACCCCCTCCAATGGGCTTACCCGCGGCGATCCTCACGTACACCAAGGCCACGCAGACCGAGATCTTCCTGCACCAGCTCGAGGACCGTGAGACTGAGCTCGAGTCCATCAAGGTGAAGCTGGACGAGGTGACGCGGTTGTCGGACGAACAGAAGTGCCAGATCCTTGGCAACCAGAAGACGATCGACCAGCACAAGTCGCACATTGCCAAGTGCATCGACGTAGTGAAGAAGCTGCTTAAGGAGAAGAGCAGCATCGAGAAGAAAGAGGCGCGCCAGAAGTGCATGCAGAATCGTCTTCGACTTGGCCAGTTTGTGACTCAACGAGTGGGCGCCACATTCCAG GAGAATTGGACGGACGGATATGCGTTCCAGGAGTTGAGCAGGCGTCAGGAGGAGATCACCGCGGAGCGCGAGGAGATCGACCGGCAAAAGAAGCAGCTGATGAAGAAACGTCCCGCCGAGTCTGGCCGCAAgcgaaacaacaacagcaaccagaacaaccagcagcagcaggcgcagcaccagcagcaacagcagcaaaacTCCAACTCAAACGACTCTTCCCAGCTGACGGGAGGCGTGGCCAGCGGTCCCGGTAGCGACCGACTGGGTGGAGGAGCGGCTGGTAGCGTCGACAGCGGTTTGGGCGGCAACAATGCGGGCGGGATTGGAGGCGGAGGTGGTGCCGGCGTCGGAGGCAGCGGCGGTGGCGTCGGAGGAGTCGGCGCCGTTGGAAGcggaggcggtggcggcggacgCGGCCTGTCCCGTTCCAACTCGACACAGGCCAATCAGGCCCAAATGCTGCACAACGGCGGCGGCGGTTCCGGCGGCAACGTTGGCAACTCTGGCGGCGTCGGCGACCGGTTATCCGACCGGGGAGGAGGAGGCATCGGCGGCAACGACAGCGGCAGTTGCTCCGACTCGGGCACTTTCCTTAAGCCGGACCCCGTGTCCGGAGCGTACACCGCGCAGGAGTACTACGAGTATGATGAGATCCTAAAGCTGCGGCAGAACGCACTCAAGAAGGAGGACGCCGACCTCCAGCTCGAAATGGAGAAGCTCGAGCGGGAGCGCAACCTGCACATCCGCGAACTAAAGCGGATACTTAACGAGGATCAG TCCCGCTTCAACAATCATCCCGTGCTGAACGATCGCTATCTCCTGCTGATGCTCCTGGGCAAGGGTGGCTTCTCAGAGGTGCACAAGGCCTTCGACCTCAAGGAGCAACGCTATGTCGCATGTAAGGTGCACCAATTAAACAAGGATTGGAAGGAGGATAAGAAAGCTAATTATATCAA ACACGCCTTGCGGGAATACAATATACACAAGGCTCTGGATCACCCGCGGGTTGTCAAGCTCTACGACGTCTTTGAGATCGACGCGAATTCGTTCTGCACGGTCCTCGAGTACTGCGACGGCCACGATCTGGACTTCTATCTGAAGCAACATAAGACTATACCCGAGCGTGAGGCGCGCTCGATAATAATGCAG GTTGTGTCTGCCCTTAAGTATCTAAATGAGATTAAGCCGCCGGTCATCCACTACGACCTGAAGCCCGGCAACATATTGCTGACCGAGGGCAACGTCTGTGGCGAGATCAAAATCACTGACTTCGGTCTGTCCAAGGTGATGGACGACGAGAACTACAATCCCGACCACGGCATGGATCTGACCTCCCAGGGCGCGGGCACCTACTG GTACCTGCCACCCGAGTGTTTTGTGGTGGGCAAGAATCCCCCAAAGATATCTTCGAAGGTGGACGTGTGGAGCGTGGGCGTGATCTTCTACCAGTGCCTCTACGGAAAGAAGCCGTTCGGGCACAATCAGTCGCAAGCGACCATCCTTGAGGAGAACACGATCCTGAAAGCCACCGAGGTGCAGTTCTCCAACAAGCCAACAGTCTCCAACGAGGCCAAG AGCTTCATCCGCGGCTGCTTGGCGTACCGAAAGGAGGACCGCATGGATGTGTTCGCTCTGGCCCGGCACGAGTACATCCAGCCACCGATACCGAAGCACGGACGGGGCTCGCTcaatcagcagcagcaagcgcagcagcaacaacaacagcagcaacaacagcagcagcagtcgtCGACGTCGCAGGCCAACTCAGCCGGCCAGACATCGTTCTCTGCCCACATGTTTGGCAATATGAACCAATCCAGTTCATCCTAG
- the Tlk gene encoding serine/threonine-protein kinase tousled-like 1 isoform X2 — MLSPHLNSAFALAMYEQQIQHQEPQQSHPEKQKKRSTTVTSNSDSSSSCNNSYIMLASAAATSAAARKRSRSASNGSKRNAGSGRKLIKSMSAGAQLQMAPQTTSALSHHHPNQQQQLQPPQQPTPQPPPQQQHQHFANHHSAQQQTGQQQQEQQNPQQQAQQILTQPHLQHLQKHPHQLHQLQHPQQQQLHQAQQQQHFHQQQQSLQQQGLQSHQGSSNPDSNMSTGSSHSEKDVNDMLSAGATPALQQQQQHPAFPPALGMQQPPPPPPQQHSNNGGVAGEISYLTSATTTANKQPRTPAERKRKRKLPHSSTDEAGSGGGGGSGGGGSGGSVNNSSLKGKSLAFRDMPKVNMSLGLVDRLGGGSGGGAGGAGSGGSGASGGSGSGSGGGKSARLMLPGSDNKKINDYFNKQQTGVAVGAGGGGGNPSGLRGSHTGGGSKSPSSAQQQQQQQQATQQTAASGASGGSASQVQVQTSSAYSLYPPASPQTQTPQQQQQQPGSDFHYVNSSKAQQQQQRQQQQQQTSNQMVPPHVVVGLGHPLTLASIQQQQTPQQQQQQQQQQQQQQQQQLGPPTTSTATVVPSHPHQIGSLGVVGMVGVNVGVGVNVGVGPPLPPPPPMGLPAAILTYTKATQTEIFLHQLEDRETELESIKVKLDEVTRLSDEQKCQILGNQKTIDQHKSHIAKCIDVVKKLLKEKSSIEKKEARQKCMQNRLRLGQFVTQRVGATFQENWTDGYAFQELSRRQEEITAEREEIDRQKKQLMKKRPAESGRKRNNNSNQNNQQQQAQHQQQQQQNSNSNDSSQLTGGVASGPGSDRLGGGAAGSVDSGLGGNNAGGIGGGGGAGVGGSGGGVGGVGAVGSGGGGGGRGLSRSNSTQANQAQMLHNGGGGSGGNVGNSGGVGDRLSDRGGGGIGGNDSGSCSDSGTFLKPDPVSGAYTAQEYYEYDEILKLRQNALKKEDADLQLEMEKLERERNLHIRELKRILNEDQSRFNNHPVLNDRYLLLMLLGKGGFSEVHKAFDLKEQRYVACKVHQLNKDWKEDKKANYIKHALREYNIHKALDHPRVVKLYDVFEIDANSFCTVLEYCDGHDLDFYLKQHKTIPEREARSIIMQVVSALKYLNEIKPPVIHYDLKPGNILLTEGNVCGEIKITDFGLSKVMDDENYNPDHGMDLTSQGAGTYWYLPPECFVVGKNPPKISSKVDVWSVGVIFYQCLYGKKPFGHNQSQATILEENTILKATEVQFSNKPTVSNEAKSFIRGCLAYRKEDRMDVFALARHEYIQPPIPKHGRGSLNQQQQAQQQQQQQQQQQQQSSTSQANSAGQTSFSAHMFGNMNQSSSS, encoded by the exons ATGCTCTCTCCCCACTTGAATAGTGCATTCGCTTTAGCAATGTACGAACAACAAATTCAACACCAAGAGCCCCAACAATCGCATCCagaaaagcagaaaaaacGCAGTACAACCGTAACATCAAACAGCgatagcagcagcagctgcaacaaCAGCTACATTATGTTAGCCTCTGCCGCAGCGACCTCAGCCGCCGCCCGCAAACGCAGCCGTAGCGCTAGCAATGGTAGCAAACGCAATGCCGGCAGCGGCCGCAAATTGATCAAGAGC ATGTCCGCCGGCGCTCAGTTGCAAATGGCCCCACAAACCACTTCGGCCCTAAGTCACCACCATCccaaccagcaacagcagctgcagcCGCCGCAGCAGCCGACACCACAGCCCCCGCCccaacagcagcaccagcacttCGCTAACCACCACAGCGCCCAGCAGCAGAcgggacagcagcagcaggagcagcagaatCCCCAGCAGCAGGCGCAGCAGATCCTGACGCAGCCACATTTGCAGCACCTGCAGAAGCATCCGCATCAGCTGCACCAGCTCCAGCacccgcagcagcagcagttgcaccaggctcagcagcagcaacacttccaccagcagcagcagtcgctGCAACAACAAGGGCTGCAGTCGCACCAGGGCAGCAGTAACCCGGACTCGAATATGAGCACTGGCTCCTCGCACAGCGAGAAGGATGTCAACGACATGCTAAGTGCAGGAGCAACTCCTGCCcttcagcagcaacaacagcatcCCGCCTTTCCGCCCGCCCTGGGCATGCAGCAGCCACCCCCGCCGCCCCCTCAGCAGCACTCGAACAATGGGGGCGTGGCTGGAGAAATATCGTACTTGACATCCGCCACGACGACGGCCAACAAACAGCCGCGCACGCCAGCGGAACGGAAACGTAAACGGAAATTACCGCACAGCAGTACGGATGAAGCGGggagtggtggtggtggaggatCCGGCGGAGGAGGCTCTGGCGGATCGGTGAACAACAGCAGCCTGAAGGGAAAGTCCCTCGCCTTTCGTGATATGCCCAAGGTGAATATGAGCCTGGGCCTTGTCGACCGCCTGGGCGGTGGCAGTGGTGGCGGGGCAGGCGGAGCCGGGAGCGGTGGCTCCGGAGCAAGTGGAGGCTCTGGGTCCGGCAGTGGCGGCGGCAAGAGCGCTCGACTCATGCTGCCTGGCAGCGACAACAAGAAGATCAACGACTACTTCAACAAACAGCAGACGGGCGTGGCCGTCGGGGCCGGCGGTGGCGGAGGCAATCCCTCGGGCCTCAGAGGTTCCCATACAGGCGGAGGCAGCAAGTCGCCCTCGTCcgctcagcagcagcagcaacaacaacaggcgACGCAACAAACGGCGGCGAGCGGGGCCAGTGGCGGGAGCGCCAGCCAGGTGCAAGTGCAGACCAGTAGCGCCTACTCGCTATACCCGCCGGCTAGCCCTCAGACACAGActccgcagcagcagcaacagcagcccgGCTCCGATTTCCATTACGTCAACTCCAGCAAggcgcaacagcagcagcagcggcaacagcagcagcaacagactTCCAATCAAATGGTTCCTCCGCACGTGGTCGTTGGCCTGGGTCATCCCCTCACTCTGGCCTCCATCCAACAGCAGCAgacgccgcagcagcagcaacagcagcaacaacaacagcaacagcagcagcagcaacaactcgGACCACCGACGACCTCGACGGCGACTGTGGTGCCCTCGCATCCACATCAAATCGGGTCCCTAGGCGTTGTTGGGATGGTCGGGGTTAATGTTGGCGTGGGCGTGAATGTGGGAGTTGGCCCGCCCCTACCACCACCCCCTCCAATGGGCTTACCCGCGGCGATCCTCACGTACACCAAGGCCACGCAGACCGAGATCTTCCTGCACCAGCTCGAGGACCGTGAGACTGAGCTCGAGTCCATCAAGGTGAAGCTGGACGAGGTGACGCGGTTGTCGGACGAACAGAAGTGCCAGATCCTTGGCAACCAGAAGACGATCGACCAGCACAAGTCGCACATTGCCAAGTGCATCGACGTAGTGAAGAAGCTGCTTAAGGAGAAGAGCAGCATCGAGAAGAAAGAGGCGCGCCAGAAGTGCATGCAGAATCGTCTTCGACTTGGCCAGTTTGTGACTCAACGAGTGGGCGCCACATTCCAG GAGAATTGGACGGACGGATATGCGTTCCAGGAGTTGAGCAGGCGTCAGGAGGAGATCACCGCGGAGCGCGAGGAGATCGACCGGCAAAAGAAGCAGCTGATGAAGAAACGTCCCGCCGAGTCTGGCCGCAAgcgaaacaacaacagcaaccagaacaaccagcagcagcaggcgcagcaccagcagcaacagcagcaaaacTCCAACTCAAACGACTCTTCCCAGCTGACGGGAGGCGTGGCCAGCGGTCCCGGTAGCGACCGACTGGGTGGAGGAGCGGCTGGTAGCGTCGACAGCGGTTTGGGCGGCAACAATGCGGGCGGGATTGGAGGCGGAGGTGGTGCCGGCGTCGGAGGCAGCGGCGGTGGCGTCGGAGGAGTCGGCGCCGTTGGAAGcggaggcggtggcggcggacgCGGCCTGTCCCGTTCCAACTCGACACAGGCCAATCAGGCCCAAATGCTGCACAACGGCGGCGGCGGTTCCGGCGGCAACGTTGGCAACTCTGGCGGCGTCGGCGACCGGTTATCCGACCGGGGAGGAGGAGGCATCGGCGGCAACGACAGCGGCAGTTGCTCCGACTCGGGCACTTTCCTTAAGCCGGACCCCGTGTCCGGAGCGTACACCGCGCAGGAGTACTACGAGTATGATGAGATCCTAAAGCTGCGGCAGAACGCACTCAAGAAGGAGGACGCCGACCTCCAGCTCGAAATGGAGAAGCTCGAGCGGGAGCGCAACCTGCACATCCGCGAACTAAAGCGGATACTTAACGAGGATCAG TCCCGCTTCAACAATCATCCCGTGCTGAACGATCGCTATCTCCTGCTGATGCTCCTGGGCAAGGGTGGCTTCTCAGAGGTGCACAAGGCCTTCGACCTCAAGGAGCAACGCTATGTCGCATGTAAGGTGCACCAATTAAACAAGGATTGGAAGGAGGATAAGAAAGCTAATTATATCAA ACACGCCTTGCGGGAATACAATATACACAAGGCTCTGGATCACCCGCGGGTTGTCAAGCTCTACGACGTCTTTGAGATCGACGCGAATTCGTTCTGCACGGTCCTCGAGTACTGCGACGGCCACGATCTGGACTTCTATCTGAAGCAACATAAGACTATACCCGAGCGTGAGGCGCGCTCGATAATAATGCAG GTTGTGTCTGCCCTTAAGTATCTAAATGAGATTAAGCCGCCGGTCATCCACTACGACCTGAAGCCCGGCAACATATTGCTGACCGAGGGCAACGTCTGTGGCGAGATCAAAATCACTGACTTCGGTCTGTCCAAGGTGATGGACGACGAGAACTACAATCCCGACCACGGCATGGATCTGACCTCCCAGGGCGCGGGCACCTACTG GTACCTGCCACCCGAGTGTTTTGTGGTGGGCAAGAATCCCCCAAAGATATCTTCGAAGGTGGACGTGTGGAGCGTGGGCGTGATCTTCTACCAGTGCCTCTACGGAAAGAAGCCGTTCGGGCACAATCAGTCGCAAGCGACCATCCTTGAGGAGAACACGATCCTGAAAGCCACCGAGGTGCAGTTCTCCAACAAGCCAACAGTCTCCAACGAGGCCAAG AGCTTCATCCGCGGCTGCTTGGCGTACCGAAAGGAGGACCGCATGGATGTGTTCGCTCTGGCCCGGCACGAGTACATCCAGCCACCGATACCGAAGCACGGACGGGGCTCGCTcaatcagcagcagcaagcgcagcagcaacaacaacagcagcaacaacagcagcagcagtcgtCGACGTCGCAGGCCAACTCAGCCGGCCAGACATCGTTCTCTGCCCACATGTTTGGCAATATGAACCAATCCAGTTCATCCTAG